The following are encoded together in the Ignavibacteria bacterium genome:
- a CDS encoding DUF58 domain-containing protein → MKNNSEYTKYLNPAALSKLSNLELKAKFVVEGFMTGLHKSPYHGFSVEFAEHRQYMPGDDLKHLDWKVYARTDKYFIKQYEEETNLKAYILLDISKSMDFSYSKATKSSSLKKLFSKEKKERADTGITKLEYGSYIAASLAYLMLLQRDAVSLTVYDTKIRKFIPARSTNANLKLILKELASVKSSEATGTAECLNIIADKINRKGIIIIISDLFDNQEEVMKSLRHFRYDKNEVILFHVLDPIEMSFIDSAPVRLIDSETKEELFSQPSDVRKEYEKLMINFTEKYKSECVKNNIDYVLLTTETPFDTALLKYLNKRRKSY, encoded by the coding sequence GTGAAGAATAACAGCGAATATACTAAATACTTAAATCCGGCGGCATTATCAAAACTTTCAAACCTTGAGTTGAAAGCTAAGTTTGTGGTAGAAGGATTCATGACAGGGCTGCATAAATCACCGTATCATGGCTTCAGCGTTGAATTTGCGGAACACAGACAGTACATGCCCGGAGATGACCTTAAACATCTTGACTGGAAGGTATATGCAAGAACGGATAAATATTTTATAAAGCAGTATGAAGAAGAGACGAATCTGAAAGCATACATACTTCTTGATATCAGTAAGTCGATGGATTTTTCATATTCAAAAGCCACAAAGAGTTCTTCGCTGAAAAAACTTTTTTCAAAGGAAAAGAAAGAAAGAGCAGACACAGGAATTACAAAACTTGAATACGGGTCATACATAGCGGCATCGCTTGCGTATTTAATGTTACTTCAAAGAGACGCAGTTTCACTGACTGTGTATGACACGAAGATAAGAAAATTTATACCTGCCCGTTCGACGAATGCAAATCTGAAACTAATATTAAAAGAGCTCGCCAGCGTAAAATCATCAGAAGCAACGGGAACGGCTGAATGCCTGAATATAATTGCGGATAAGATAAACAGGAAAGGAATAATAATCATTATAAGCGACTTGTTCGACAATCAAGAAGAAGTGATGAAATCGCTTAGGCATTTCAGGTATGATAAGAACGAGGTAATACTTTTTCATGTACTTGACCCGATAGAAATGTCGTTTATAGATTCGGCACCCGTGCGGCTTATTGATTCGGAAACGAAAGAAGAACTATTTTCGCAGCCATCGGATGTTAGGAAGGAATATGAAAAGCTTATGATAAATTTTACGGAGAAATATAAATCCGAGTGCGTAAAGAACAACATAGATTATGTTTTGCTCACGACTGAAACACCTTTTGATACGGCATTACTGAAATACCTT
- a CDS encoding tetratricopeptide repeat protein, protein MIKTGFNLLLAILFATMIISCGKQEQNLNTEDEYLNAAKSLYDSAVAKSDNELFNQSITKYKEFIAKYPNSDKVIFAYNQMAGINFDNLKNYPEAINIYKTIYEKYPDKKEAKQSLFMVAFIYDETLKDKENAMASYRLFLEKYPKDADENDKMSESARRMLEVLETGKSIEELILQNAGNEETKTETKTEVKKETKQDPNVDSKPPKTRAIEEHQMQEQKEDAKK, encoded by the coding sequence ATGATAAAAACCGGATTTAACTTATTATTAGCAATATTATTTGCGACCATGATAATCTCCTGCGGTAAGCAGGAGCAGAATTTAAACACTGAGGATGAGTATTTAAACGCGGCAAAGAGCTTGTATGACAGTGCAGTAGCGAAGAGCGACAACGAACTTTTTAATCAGTCTATAACAAAATACAAAGAATTTATTGCAAAATATCCAAACTCAGATAAAGTAATATTTGCATACAATCAGATGGCAGGGATTAACTTTGATAATTTGAAGAATTATCCCGAAGCAATAAACATATACAAGACTATATACGAAAAATATCCGGACAAGAAAGAAGCAAAGCAATCACTTTTTATGGTTGCATTTATTTATGATGAGACTTTAAAGGACAAAGAAAACGCAATGGCAAGTTACAGACTTTTCCTTGAAAAATATCCGAAGGATGCAGACGAAAATGACAAGATGAGCGAATCAGCAAGAAGAATGCTTGAAGTACTTGAGACCGGAAAATCGATTGAGGAGTTAATACTACAGAATGCGGGGAATGAAGAAACAAAGACAGAAACAAAAACAGAAGTAAAAAAGGAAACGAAGCAAGATCCTAATGTTGACAGTAAGCCTCCAAAAACAAGAGCAATAGAGGAACATCAGATGCAAGAACAGAAGGAAGACGCAAAGAAATAA
- a CDS encoding DUF2851 family protein gives MKKLNLNESFISRIWTNEAYYKGLKTTGGKPVKIINFGIPNSDSGADFKDALVQIDDVLFSGDIEIHQSFKDWDSHKHKSDPKYNKVILHVVFWGDNNSVSSSESKRVIPTVVLSEFLSQSIHDIWKDIINNPSPKFKLPCFGQNHVVGAELKKDWITDMGMLRLNYRAERLYSRISHLENDLHYDSKKDVWEKVLFEYVLEALGFSKNKSQFLTLAKSIDIRKLKKYSDVLTHIEAVLFGTAGFLSHDSDNDYYISLSAVWKSIQPKLKFETMHRSEWQFFRLRPLNFPTLRIAYASAFLKELIKEELLKRIVFCFKNSPNVFKDLTNIFLSIETSEFWKHNYDFNKPSKSEFAAIGKDRVRDVIVNVIVPLLYSYSKVFSDEDLFIKVKKFYKTSKDGSTNSIIKVMKSQLEYPSKTVAESQGLIHLHNFFCVHGNCGECKIGEKVFDKFAVSEALRIILY, from the coding sequence ATGAAAAAACTCAACCTGAACGAGAGCTTTATTTCCCGTATCTGGACAAATGAAGCGTATTATAAGGGACTAAAAACTACGGGTGGGAAGCCTGTAAAAATCATAAACTTCGGAATCCCGAATTCTGATTCAGGAGCAGATTTTAAAGATGCACTCGTTCAAATCGACGACGTTCTTTTTTCTGGCGACATTGAGATTCATCAATCCTTCAAAGACTGGGATTCACACAAACATAAATCCGATCCGAAGTATAATAAAGTAATTCTTCACGTTGTCTTCTGGGGCGATAACAACTCTGTTTCTTCATCCGAAAGCAAACGCGTTATTCCGACAGTCGTTCTTTCTGAGTTTCTTTCACAGTCAATTCACGATATATGGAAAGATATAATTAATAATCCTTCGCCGAAATTTAAACTCCCTTGTTTCGGACAGAATCATGTTGTAGGTGCTGAACTGAAAAAAGACTGGATTACCGACATGGGTATGCTTAGACTGAATTACCGCGCTGAGCGTTTGTATTCCCGCATCTCTCATCTTGAAAATGATTTGCACTATGATTCTAAAAAGGATGTCTGGGAAAAAGTCCTCTTTGAATATGTTCTCGAAGCGCTCGGTTTCTCTAAAAATAAATCGCAGTTCCTGACTCTTGCAAAATCAATAGATATTCGAAAACTTAAAAAGTATTCCGACGTTCTTACCCATATTGAAGCAGTCTTGTTCGGTACCGCGGGATTCCTGTCACATGATTCCGATAACGATTACTATATAAGTCTTTCCGCTGTTTGGAAATCCATTCAGCCTAAACTTAAATTCGAAACCATGCACCGCTCGGAATGGCAATTCTTCCGCCTGCGTCCGTTAAATTTTCCGACCCTTAGAATTGCCTATGCATCTGCATTCCTTAAAGAATTGATTAAAGAAGAACTTCTCAAACGTATCGTCTTCTGTTTTAAAAACAGCCCCAATGTATTTAAAGACTTAACAAACATTTTTCTTTCTATCGAAACTTCAGAGTTTTGGAAACATAACTACGATTTTAATAAACCATCTAAAAGTGAGTTCGCCGCCATCGGAAAAGACCGCGTCCGCGATGTAATCGTTAATGTAATCGTTCCTTTGCTGTACTCATATTCAAAAGTCTTCTCTGACGAAGACCTTTTTATTAAAGTAAAAAAGTTTTACAAAACTTCAAAAGACGGCAGTACTAACAGCATCATTAAAGTCATGAAATCTCAGCTTGAATATCCCTCAAAAACTGTCGCCGAGTCTCAGGGACTAATTCACCTCCATAATTTCTTCTGCGTTCACGGCAATTGCGGCGAATGCAAAATCGGTGAAAAAGTCTTCGATAAGTTCGCAGTTTCAGAAGCCCTCCGCATCATCCTGTATTAA
- the glnA gene encoding type I glutamate--ammonia ligase — protein sequence MNNIEEQKEKLKRVQDVFKLIKEKEVKMIDFRFTDMPGQWQHFSIPADKLEESHFYEGLGFDGSSIRGWKSINESDMLVMPDASSAKIDPFIKHKSIFIICDIVDPMTMKPYDRDPRLIARKAVDYMKSTGIADVAFFGPEAEFFILDHVAYNINEYSSWYRIDSREGFWNTGSESEANLGHKIKIKEGYFPVPPSDSTNDLRNMMVENLINLGIDVEVQHHEVATAGQSEIDFRFGPLLDAADNLQTFKYVVKNTAREAGKTATFMPKPIFGDNGSGMHTHVSLWKDGKPLFAGDQYAGLSEIAVHFIGGILKHAPSLLAFTNPTTNSYKRLVPGYEAPVNLVYSMRNRSACIRIPSYSNNPKAKRVEFRCPDGTANPYLAFSAILLAGLDGIENKIDPGPHVDKDIYHLSEAEKKEIRQAPGSLEISLDNLKRDHDFLLKGGVFTEDIIQTWIDYKMDKEVKEVQLRPHPYEFHLYYEV from the coding sequence ATGAACAACATAGAAGAACAAAAGGAAAAGCTTAAAAGAGTACAGGACGTATTCAAACTCATCAAGGAAAAAGAAGTTAAAATGATAGATTTTAGATTCACCGATATGCCCGGTCAATGGCAGCATTTCTCCATTCCGGCAGATAAACTCGAAGAATCTCATTTCTATGAAGGTCTCGGTTTCGACGGTTCTTCTATTCGCGGTTGGAAGTCTATCAATGAGTCTGATATGCTTGTCATGCCCGATGCATCCTCAGCTAAGATTGACCCATTCATTAAACATAAATCGATTTTCATTATTTGCGATATCGTTGACCCTATGACAATGAAGCCCTATGATAGAGACCCGCGGCTTATTGCCCGTAAAGCCGTTGACTATATGAAATCAACAGGCATCGCCGACGTCGCTTTCTTCGGTCCCGAAGCTGAGTTCTTTATCCTCGATCACGTTGCATATAATATAAACGAATACTCAAGCTGGTATAGAATTGATTCCCGCGAAGGGTTCTGGAATACTGGCTCCGAATCTGAAGCAAATCTTGGTCATAAAATAAAAATTAAAGAAGGCTACTTCCCTGTTCCTCCGTCGGATTCTACAAATGACCTCAGAAATATGATGGTCGAAAATCTTATTAATCTCGGTATTGATGTCGAAGTTCAGCACCATGAAGTCGCTACCGCTGGTCAAAGCGAAATTGATTTCCGCTTCGGTCCTCTGCTCGATGCTGCTGATAATCTTCAGACTTTTAAATATGTTGTGAAAAATACTGCCCGCGAAGCTGGCAAAACCGCCACATTCATGCCGAAGCCCATTTTTGGCGATAACGGTAGCGGTATGCATACTCACGTTTCGCTCTGGAAAGACGGCAAGCCTCTCTTCGCTGGTGATCAATACGCAGGTCTTAGCGAAATAGCAGTTCATTTCATCGGAGGTATTCTAAAGCACGCTCCTTCTCTGCTTGCTTTTACTAACCCGACTACAAATTCTTATAAACGTCTTGTACCCGGATACGAAGCCCCTGTAAACCTCGTGTATTCAATGCGTAACAGAAGCGCCTGTATCAGAATACCATCGTATTCTAACAACCCAAAAGCAAAGCGTGTTGAGTTCCGCTGCCCTGACGGTACGGCAAATCCTTACCTTGCTTTCTCTGCTATTCTGCTTGCAGGTCTTGACGGTATCGAAAATAAAATCGACCCGGGTCCGCATGTTGATAAGGATATTTACCATCTCAGCGAAGCTGAGAAAAAAGAAATTCGTCAGGCTCCCGGCTCTCTTGAAATTTCTCTTGATAACCTTAAGAGAGACCACGACTTCCTGCTTAAAGGCGGGGTCTTCACAGAAGATATTATTCAGACTTGGATAGATTATAAGATGGATAAAGAGGTTAAGGAGGTTCAGCTTCGTCCGCATCCTTATGAATTCCATCTTTATTATGAAGTATAA
- the thyX gene encoding FAD-dependent thymidylate synthase: MTENIQKKTVLDKGFVEVIDKLGSDLTVVNSARVSFGKKKQEFTQRDSVLVRYLAENKHYSPFRHIVVQFHVKAPEFVMRQWYKHVVGIETSSSYPTKDHAWNEISGRYVPVNDFYTPDVWRAQSEDNKQASAGEIENQSEAKKIFDNAMKEILGCYDKLLGLGVAKEQARVILPLNQFTEVYWTASFQAVMNFLDLRDNAHAQWEIREYAKVIKEFMLELFPETTKIWFEVQNK; encoded by the coding sequence ATGACAGAAAATATTCAGAAAAAAACAGTTCTTGATAAAGGTTTTGTTGAAGTTATTGATAAGCTCGGCTCTGACTTAACAGTCGTTAATTCCGCTCGCGTTTCTTTCGGGAAAAAGAAGCAGGAATTTACGCAGAGAGACAGTGTTCTCGTCAGGTATCTCGCCGAAAATAAGCACTATTCACCGTTTCGGCATATAGTCGTTCAGTTTCATGTTAAAGCTCCTGAATTCGTCATGCGCCAGTGGTATAAACATGTCGTCGGTATTGAAACTTCTTCAAGCTATCCCACTAAAGACCATGCGTGGAATGAAATCAGCGGCAGATACGTGCCCGTTAACGATTTCTACACACCCGATGTCTGGCGTGCGCAGTCAGAAGATAATAAACAGGCTTCCGCAGGGGAAATAGAAAATCAGTCTGAAGCAAAAAAGATTTTCGACAATGCCATGAAGGAAATTCTTGGATGCTATGATAAACTTCTCGGACTCGGCGTAGCTAAGGAACAGGCGCGTGTTATTCTGCCCCTGAATCAGTTTACCGAAGTTTATTGGACAGCATCCTTTCAGGCAGTCATGAATTTTCTTGACCTGCGTGACAATGCCCATGCACAGTGGGAAATCAGAGAGTATGCTAAAGTCATTAAAGAGTTTATGCTTGAACTGTTTCCGGAAACAACAAAAATTTGGTTCGAAGTTCAGAATAAATAA